One Paraburkholderia phytofirmans OLGA172 genomic window carries:
- a CDS encoding DUF2442 domain-containing protein: protein MSSSFLPLRARQQYGVANLAAELYCDTTDETAEGIVMTPFATDPLFDEISFTVVLGDGRRLKIPLRCFPRLAAATPGQRDGFRISASGAGLHWDALDEDISVAGLLRGQMDENVR from the coding sequence GTGTCTTCTTCGTTTTTGCCATTGCGCGCCCGTCAACAATATGGAGTGGCGAATCTTGCCGCAGAGCTTTACTGCGACACTACCGACGAAACTGCAGAAGGTATCGTGATGACACCGTTCGCAACAGACCCGCTGTTTGACGAAATCAGCTTCACCGTCGTCCTGGGCGACGGCCGCAGGCTCAAAATTCCACTACGGTGTTTCCCGCGACTGGCCGCGGCAACGCCTGGACAACGCGACGGATTCCGCATCTCCGCCTCAGGCGCGGGTCTGCATTGGGACGCCCTCGACGAAGACATCAGTGTCGCCGGATTACTTCGCGGCCAGATGGATGAAAATGTCCGGTGA
- the dcm gene encoding DNA (cytosine-5-)-methyltransferase has translation MPLEESRNAQLNVVELFAGVGGFRLGLEAVHASPFVITLSNQYEPARKVQHASNVYRSHWPDGVHLNEDIATVLASEEGQRTIRVAAPDVVVGGFPCQDYSVAKPLSHSKGLDGRKGVLWWSIATLLRQCIDDGQPVKFVVLENVDRLLSSPASCRGRDFSMVLSTLYGLGYAVEWRVVNAAEYGFPQSRRRIFIVAYHQSTGVYRRMMKELATDTEWHRQAVLTAAFPCTLVTPLDAVNPCMTIRNEPFAQQLRYAPLSNGKSRFANAGFMAEGQVWSCRVTTDVPDDYAGFTGSSSARTLGDVISKTSLVPTSFYVRGEAEERWRLAKGAKSIPRDKNGFSYTYSEGAMPYPDRLDRPARTIITSEGGASATRTKHVIREASGLLRRLVPEELEELHHFPRGFTDREGVSDITRAMLMGNALVTGLVTRIGTALVAAIAKK, from the coding sequence ATGCCGTTAGAAGAATCAAGAAATGCCCAACTCAATGTCGTTGAACTGTTCGCCGGGGTCGGCGGATTCAGACTGGGGCTGGAGGCGGTACACGCCAGTCCATTTGTTATCACCCTGAGCAACCAGTACGAGCCCGCGCGGAAAGTCCAGCACGCCAGTAACGTTTACCGGAGTCATTGGCCCGATGGCGTGCATCTGAACGAAGACATCGCCACGGTCCTGGCGTCAGAAGAAGGTCAACGGACTATCCGCGTTGCAGCACCGGACGTGGTCGTCGGCGGCTTTCCCTGCCAGGACTATTCGGTGGCAAAGCCGCTTTCCCACTCGAAGGGACTCGACGGAAGAAAGGGCGTGCTGTGGTGGTCAATCGCGACCCTGCTCCGGCAGTGTATTGACGATGGACAACCTGTGAAATTTGTCGTGCTCGAAAATGTGGACCGCCTGCTCTCGTCGCCCGCATCCTGCCGCGGACGCGATTTCTCCATGGTCCTGTCGACGCTCTACGGACTGGGCTATGCGGTGGAGTGGCGGGTTGTCAATGCCGCTGAATACGGCTTCCCGCAAAGCCGACGCCGCATTTTCATCGTCGCGTACCACCAGTCGACCGGCGTCTACAGACGCATGATGAAGGAACTGGCAACGGACACCGAGTGGCACAGGCAGGCCGTACTGACGGCAGCCTTTCCATGCACACTGGTAACGCCGCTCGATGCCGTCAACCCCTGCATGACAATCCGCAATGAACCATTTGCGCAGCAATTGAGGTATGCGCCCCTGTCAAACGGCAAATCGAGGTTCGCGAACGCAGGTTTCATGGCTGAAGGGCAGGTCTGGTCCTGCCGCGTCACCACCGATGTCCCGGATGATTATGCCGGATTCACCGGTTCCTCCTCGGCCCGAACGCTCGGTGACGTCATCAGCAAAACATCGCTTGTGCCGACCAGTTTCTATGTCCGCGGCGAGGCTGAAGAGCGATGGCGTCTGGCGAAGGGTGCGAAAAGTATTCCGCGGGACAAGAATGGCTTCTCATATACCTATTCGGAAGGCGCGATGCCCTACCCGGACAGGCTCGACCGGCCGGCCAGAACGATTATCACATCGGAGGGCGGCGCAAGCGCGACCAGGACCAAGCACGTAATCCGGGAGGCGTCCGGCCTGCTTCGCCGACTCGTACCCGAGGAACTGGAGGAACTGCATCACTTCCCTCGCGGCTTCACCGACCGTGAAGGCGTGTCAGACATCACGCGTGCCATGCTCATGGGAAATGCACTCGTTACTGGATTGGTGACCCGAATCGGTACCGCGCTGGTCGCGGCAATCGCAAAGAAGTAG
- a CDS encoding DUF6471 domain-containing protein — MEWEVLASRIMRGLLARRGWDYRRLAEALTGSGHDLSHKAVDHKIQRGSFECAFFLHSMHIIGASHPPQWRKALRTAGNWNIRASHVLRYEMARWPGVDWQELSHRLATIGVAVTDDFLQQKVSAGSYPLTLLLQYASVFWVEGIEMLVDRDDLRAACRPISPPPAYLPFDDEISS; from the coding sequence GTGGAGTGGGAAGTACTGGCCTCGCGAATAATGCGAGGCCTTTTGGCGCGCCGGGGCTGGGACTATCGGCGCCTGGCTGAGGCGCTGACGGGGTCCGGGCACGACCTGTCACACAAGGCGGTCGACCACAAAATTCAGCGCGGCAGTTTCGAGTGCGCCTTCTTCCTTCACTCGATGCACATAATTGGGGCTAGCCATCCGCCGCAGTGGAGAAAGGCACTCAGGACCGCGGGAAACTGGAATATTCGGGCTTCCCATGTGCTGCGATACGAAATGGCGCGATGGCCCGGCGTGGACTGGCAAGAGCTCAGTCACCGGCTGGCCACTATTGGCGTTGCGGTCACTGATGACTTCCTGCAGCAGAAAGTGTCGGCCGGCTCATACCCTTTGACCCTGCTACTCCAGTACGCTTCGGTTTTTTGGGTCGAGGGTATCGAGATGCTTGTCGACCGGGACGACTTGCGAGCGGCATGTCGTCCCATCTCGCCTCCGCCAGCATACCTTCCGTTCGACGACGAAATTTCGTCTTGA